A genomic window from Vitis riparia cultivar Riparia Gloire de Montpellier isolate 1030 chromosome 18, EGFV_Vit.rip_1.0, whole genome shotgun sequence includes:
- the LOC117906763 gene encoding LRR receptor-like serine/threonine-protein kinase RCH1 has translation MSSNAITIFLLFLNISLFPALCALNQEGLSLLSWLSTFNTSSSAAFFSSWNPSHQNPCKWDYIKCSSAGFVSEITISSIDFHTTFPTQILSFNFLTTLVISDGNLTGEIPPSIGNLSSLIVLDLSFNALTGKIPPAIGKLSELQLLLLNSNSIVGEIPREIGNCSKLRQLELFDNQLSGKVPAEVGQLWGLEVFRAGGNSGIYGEIPMQMSNCQELVLLGLADTGISGQIPYSFGQLKKLKTLSIYTANLTGEIPPEIGNCSSLENLFVYQNQISGEIPAELGLLKNLRRVLLWQNNLAGSIPATLGNCLGLTVIDFSLNSLTGEIPMSFANLGALEELLLSDNNISGKIPPFIGSFSRMKQLELDNNLLSGEIPATIGQLKELSLFFAWQNQLSGSIPIELANCEKLQDLDLSHNFLSGSVPNSLFNLKNLTKLLLISNGLSGEIPPDIGNCTSLIRLRLGSNKFTGQIPPEIGLLGNLSFLELSENQFTGEIPPDIGNCTQLEMVDLHGNRLQGTIPTSFHFLASLNVLDLSMNRISGSVPEKLGRLTSLNKLKLNENYITGPIPNSLGLCKDLQFLDMSSNRITGSIPEEIGRLQGLDILLNLSRNSLSGPVPESFSNLSNLANLDLSHNMLTGSLRVLGNLDNLVSLNVSYNNFSGSIPDTKFFQDLPATVFSGNQKLCINKNGCHSSGSLDGRISNRNLIICVVLGVTLTIMIMCAVVIFLLRTHGAEFGSSSDEENSLEWDFTPFQKLNFSVNDIVNKLSDSNVVGKGCSGMVYRVETPMKQVIAVKKLWPKKSGELPERDLFSAEVTTLGSIRHKNIVRLLGCCDNGRTRLLLFDYISNGSFSGLLHEKRVFLDWDARYKIILGAAHGLTYLHHDCIPPIVHRDIKANNILVGPQFEAFLADFGLAKLVGSSDSSEASNTVAGSYGYIAPEYGYSLRITEKSDVYSYGIVLLEALTGMEPTDHQIPEGAHIVTWINKELRERRREFTSILDQQLLIRSGTQTQEMLQVLGVAFLCVNPSPEERPSMKDVTAMLKEIRQENEDYEKPNFLGKGVPVNPKTTVDCSSFSKSSEPLIRSPSSLP, from the exons ATGTCAAGCAATGCAATCACTATTTTTCTCTTGTTCCTCAACATCTCTCTGTTCCCAGCCCTCTGTGCACTGAACCAGGAAGGCCTCTCTCTGCTTTCATGGCTTTCAACCTTCAATACTTCTTCCTCTGCAGCTTTCTTCTCTTCATGGAATCCAAGCCACCAGAATCCATGCAAATGGGACTATATCAAATGTTCCAGTGCTGGTTTTGTTTCAGAAATTACAATTAGCTCCATTGATTTTCATACTACTTTTCCCACTCAGATCCTCTCCTTCAACTTTCTCACCACTCTTGTCATCTCAGATGGGAATCTCACCGGAGAAATTCCACCTTCCATTGGGAACTTGTCATCACTGATTGTCCTGGACCTTAGTTTCAATGCTTTGACAGGAAAAATTCCACCTGCAATCGGAAAATTATCTGAACTGCAGCTATTATTGCTGAATTCAAATTCCATTGTCGGAGAAATTCCAAGGGAAATTGGAAACTGTTCCAAGCTTCGACAGCTTGAACTGTTTGATAATCAGCTATCCGGAAAAGTCCCTGCAGAAGTAGGCCAACTGTGGGGTCTGGAAGTTTTTCGTGCTGGTGGAAACTCAGGAATTTATGGAGAAATCCCAATGCAGATGTCAAACTGCCAAGAACTAGTTCTCTTGGGTCTCGCAGATACTGGGATTTCAGGGCAGATTCCATATAGTTTTGGACAGCTGAAGAAGCTCAAGACTCTTTCTATATACACAGCAAATCTCACGGGTGAGATTCCACCAGAAATTGGGAATTGCTCATCCTTGGAGAATTTGTTTGTGTATCAAAACCAAATCTCAGGAGAGATACCAGCTGAACTAGGCTTGCTGAAAAATCTTAGGAGGGTGTTATTGTGGCAGAACAATCTAGCTGGGAGCATTCCGGCAACCCTTGGGAATTGTTTGGGTTTGACAGTAATTGATTTCTCACTGAATTCTCTGACAGGTGAGATTCCAATGTCTTTTGCAAATTTAGGTGCATTAGAGGAGCTTCTTCTGTCTGATAACAACATTTCTGGCAAAATACCACCATTTATCGGCAGCTTTTCCAGGATGAAGCAACTTGAATTGGATAACAACCTGCTTTCTGGGGAGATTCCAGCCACCATTGGACAACTAAAGGAGCTCTCTCTGTTCTTTGCTTGGCAGAATCAGCTCAGTGGAAGCATACCGATTGAGCTGGCCAATTGCGAGAAACTTCAAGACTTGGATCTTTCACACAATTTCCTTTCTGGGTCAGTTCCCAATTCTCTCTTCAACCTCAAGAATTTAACCAAGTTGTTGCTGATATCAAACGGATTATCAGGTGAAATTCCACCTGATATTGGCAACTGCACCAGTTTGATCCGTTTACGCCTGGGATCAAACAAGTTCACTGGTCAAATCCCACCAGAAATTGGCCTCTTAGGCAATTTGAGTTTCCTTGAATTGTCAGAAAATCAATTCACTGGAGAAATCCCCCCAGATATTGGCAACTGCACTCAGCTTGAAATGGTCGATTTGCATGGAAATCGGCTCCAAGGCACCATCCCCACTTCTTTCCACTTTCTTGCCAGTCTCAATGTCTTAGACCTTTCCATGAACAGGATATCTGGTTCTGTTCCAGAGAAATTGGGCAGGCTTACCTCCTTGAACAAACTTAAATTGAATGAAAACTACATTACTGGGCCGATTCCAAATTCACTTGGCCTCTGCAAGGACTTGCAGTTCTTGGATATGAGCAGCAACAGAATCACTGGTTCCATCCCAGAGGAGATCGGTCGCTTACAAGGACTAGACATCCTATTGAACTTGAGTAGGAATTCTCTTTCAGGACCCGTTCCAGAAAGCTTTTCCAATCTTTCCAACCTCGCAAACTTGGACCTCTCTCACAACATGTTGACAGGAAGCCTGAGAGTCTTGGGTAATCTTGACAACCTTGTTTCTCTGAATGTCTCATACAATAATTTCTCAGGTTCTATTCCAGATACCAAATTCTTCCAAGATCTCCCAGCCACTGTTTTCTCTGGCAATCAAAAGCTCTGCATTAACAAGAATGGTTGCCACTCAAGTGGAAGCCTCGATGGCAGGATTTCTAATAGAAATCTTATCATCTGTGTTGTTCTCGGGGTAACTCTGACAATAATGATCATGTGTGCTGTGGTAATATTTCTTCTCCGAACTCATGGAGCTGAATTTGGGAGCAGTAGCGATGAAGAAAACAGCTTAGAGTGGGATTTCACGCCATTCCAAAAGCTGAACTTCTCCGTAAATGATATCGTGAATAAATTGTCAGATTCCAACGTTGTTGGAAAGGGCTGTTCAGGCATGGTGTATCGTGTTGAGACTCCAATGAAACAGGTGATAGCAGTGAAGAAGCTATGGCCAAAGAAGAGTGGTGAACTACCTGAGAGAGACCTGTTTTCTGCAGAAGTTACAACACTAGGATCAATAAGGCACAAAAATATAGTGAGGCTTCTGGGTTGTTGTGACAATGGAAGAACTAGACTGTTGTTGTTTGATTATATTAGTAATGGGAGCTTTTCTGGATTGCTTCACGAGAAGAGAGTGTTCTTGGACTGGGATGCAAGGTACAAGATCATCTTGGGAGCAGCTCATGGTTTGACTTATCTTCACCATGATTGTATTCCTCCAATTGTTCATCGCGACATCAAGGCCAACAATATCTTAGTAGGACCACAATTTGAAGCTTTTCTAGCAGATTTTGGACTTGCAAAGTTGGTTGGTTCTTCAGATTCCTCAGAAGCTTCCAACACAGTTGCAGGCTCTTATGGGTATATTGCTCCTG AATATGGATACAGTTTGAGGATCACAGAGAAGAGTGATGTATACAGCTATGGTATTGTGCTCCTAGAGGCATTAACAGGGATGGAACCAACTGATCACCAGATTCCAGAGGGTGCCCATATTGTTACTTGGATCAACAAGGAACTCcgagagagaagaagagaatTCACATCAATTCTTGATCAGCAACTACTGATAAGGTCTGGTACACAGACCCAAGAAATGCTTCAAGTGCTTGGGGTGGCTTTCCTCTGTGTGAACCCCAGCCCAGAGGAACGACCCTCCATGAAAGATGTGACAGCAATGCTAAAAGAGATCAGACAAGAAAATGAGGATTACGAAAAGCCAAATTTTCTTGGCAAGGGAGTTCCTGTCAACCCAAAAACAACAGTTGACTGCTCTAGTTTCTCTAAATCATCTGAACCTCTAATTAGATCACCTTCCTCATTGCCATAG